The following are encoded in a window of Phaseolus vulgaris cultivar G19833 chromosome 3, P. vulgaris v2.0, whole genome shotgun sequence genomic DNA:
- the LOC137805982 gene encoding GDSL esterase/lipase EXL3-like: MMMMMNLSTLKSLIACLFVVLLYIFDVTAKSQTNYSKFAFPAVIAFGDSVLDTGNNDYIATIMKADFRPYGRDFLGGKATGRFSNGRIPSDFLAEIFGIKESLPPYLDPNLEIEDLLTGVSFASAGSGYDPLTTELAAVLSAQDQLNMFRDYIGKLKADVGEERTAFILAKSIFFISMGSNDILVTYFMSPFRRNEYNVEEYTSMLVDISSNFLQELYKYGARKIGVLSLAPIGCVPLQRTLRGGEERNCVESVNQAAMVYNSKLSSSVVALSKSLPKARLVYLDNYSELSEFIQHHKKFGFEVENSGCCGIANIEAGFLCNSFSLGVCQNATKYVFWDSIHPTERTYSMLVTDIVEKNIHKFV, encoded by the exons atgatgatgatgatgaatctttcCACCCTTAAATCTCTAATTGCATGTCTTTTTGTTGTGCTGTTGTACATATTTGATGTAACAGCCAAATCACAAACAAACTATAGCAAGTTTGCATTTCCTGCTGTTATAGCTTTTGGTGATTCAGTCTTGGATACTGGGAACAACGATTACATTGCAACCATAATGAAGGCAGATTTCAGACCATATGGGAGGGATTTCTTAGGAGGAAAAGCCACAGGAAGGTTTAGCAATGGCAGAATCCCTTCAGACTTTTTAG CTGAAATATTCGGAATAAAGGAGAGTTTGCCACCCTATCTTGATCCAAATCTGGAGATTGAAGACCTCTTAACTGGGGTGTCTTTTGCCTCTGCTGGCTCAGGATATGATCCTCTAACAACAGAACTAGCA GCAGTGTTGTCAGCACAGGATCAACTGAATATGTTCAGAGACTACATAGGAAAACTGAAGGCAGATGTGGGGGAAGAAAGAACAGCTTTCATTCTAGCAAAaagcatattttttattagcatGGGAAGCAATGACATTTTAGTAACATATTTCATGTCACCATTTCGGAGAAATGAGTATAATGTTGAAGAGTACACAAGTATGCTAGTGGATATATCTTCAAATTTTCTTCAG GAACTGTATAAATATGGAGCAAGAAAGATTGGAGTACTGAGCCTAGCTCCAATAGGATGTGTGCCACTGCAAAGAACATTAAGGGGAGGTGAAGAAAGGAACTGTGTGGAATCAGTAAACCAAGCAGCCATGGTCTACAACTCCAAGCTTTCTTCTTCAGTAGTGGCTCTCAGCAAAAGTCTTCCAAAAGCTAGGCTTGTGTACCTTGACAACTACAGTGAACTCAGTGAATTTATCCAACACCACAAAAAATTTG GATTTGAAGTGGAGAATAGTGGATGCTGTGGCATTGCAAATATTGAAGCAGGGTTTCTCTGCAATTCTTTCTCCTTAGGAGTATGTCAAAATGCCACAAAATATGTATTCTGGGACAGTATTCACCCCACAGAGCGAACTTACAGTATGCTTGTCACAGATATCGTAGAAAAGAATATTCACAAGTTTGTTTGA
- the LOC137808491 gene encoding F-box protein At4g35930, with the protein MGKVSPKEKTRRVKGRRQSRSSGNKYLRPGTLAQLRCSKPSGSASAAAAGKCCCTDLGKKRVALLHARKTAKGHDENARVFDKSPVMLSPVNLVSHGSGFVGTPKTPRLDDSLSESKLESLPMELLVKILCLLHHDQLRAVFHVSQRVRKAVMIARQFYFNYTTPDRSRQEMLSTMTPRPTEHWPFLSKGDGKGVRVPSPHTPKAPRHGPRPPSRLKISEMRQVAAVLFPESAFPSRCLVPSVIPKPLYKSLASNRVLFYEDELCQAVAQNKLR; encoded by the exons ATGGGGAAGGTGTCGCCGAAGGAGAAGACTCGGAGGGTTAAGGGGAGGAGGCAGTCGCGGAGCTCCGGGAACAAGTACCTCAGGCCGGGGACTCTGGCTCAGCTTCGCTGCTCCAAGCCTTCAGGTTCGGCTTCCGCTGCTGCTGCAGGAAAGTGTTGCTGCACCGATCTCGGGAAGAAGAGAGTGGCGCTGTTGCATGCCAGGAAGACTGCCAAGGGACATGACGAGAATGCCAGGGTTTTCGATAAGAGTCCCGTCATGCTGTCGCCTGTCAATTTGGTCAGCCACGGTTCTGGTTTCGTCGGAACCCCCAAAACGCCTCGCCTCGACGATTCGCTTTCTGAATCCAAGCTCGAGTCTCTCCCCATGGAATTGCTG GTTAAAATACTGTGTCTCCTACACCATGACCAACTGAGAGCTGTCTTCCATGTTTCCCAGAGAGTTAGAAAAGCT GTTATGATTGCAAGGCAATTTTACTTCAATTATACTACTCCAGATCGCTCTCGGCAAGAGATGTTAAGCACAATGACTCCTCGTCCTACTGAGCATTGGCCTTTTTTGTC CAAGGGTGATGGGAAGGGAGTGAGAGTTCCAAGCCCCCACACACCTAAAGCACCCAGACACGGGCCTCGACCTCCTTCTCGCCTAAAAATTTCTGAGATGCGGCAGGTTGCAGCTGTTCTTTTCCCAGAGTCAGCTTTTCCTTCGCGTTGCTTGGTGCCATCAGTTATACCAAAGCCCCTATACAAATCTTTGGCTTCAAATAGAGTTCTTTTCTATGAAGATGAACTTTGCCAGGCAGTTGCTCAGAATAAACTTCGCTGA